The genomic interval ATggtttttgaaaatatacaattttatgaTGAACTCtaatttctttgtgatttttgtttagAGGACAGAAAAATGGTCCGTATTGTTCttacaaagacaaagagagatgCAGCAAATTGTTGGACTTCTCTTCTAGAATCTGAATATGCAGCTGATCCTTGGGTGCAAGACCAAATGCAGAGAAAACTTACATTAGAAAGATTCCAGAAAGAAGTAAGTCAGATGAGTGTATGAATATGTATTGTTAAGCATTTTAAGATcatagaaaaactattttttgaaattaaaactcaaatttggttacagaaaaatcacaaaagttctttaaaggagtttttaaagttaaatggTTAGAAAAATTACTGGTCTTTTTTGTGGATTTTAGTTTTTCAGAATTTCTGGGAAGGGTTTTGTTTGTACTGCCATAGTTtataagtttaaatttatttaatgtacaCCAGTAATGCACGAGTGAActcataaaaatttaattagTGTAGATTTACATAGTGTAAAAAAGTTATAGGTTCCTTTCATTAACATCTCTCCAttccttctgtttcatttttatctcattgATATATTGGCTTGCTGCTTTGTTTGTAACATAAATGCAGGATCACACTAtatgtattgtttgtttttttcctccttctaagTGCTTCAGAATGTTTTCTAGTTTGACTGTATCATCGTTATTTATTTGGCTCTTCCCTTTTGATAAGATTTGGATTTTTCGATTTGTATCTATTTCACAGtttgttctttcatctttttgaaaCTATTCCAGTGTTCCATTAATTTATCTAGGAGaagaattactggatcaaagcACTCTTCAAGTTTTGATGGATAATTTCTATGTATATAATGGTGATTTCCTAATTTGTATCTCCAGTCTAGACTTTTCTCCCAAGTATTGGACTCACATTTCTAGTTGCGTATTCAGCATCTCCACTTGTTGATCTGACCTATCAGACTCAACATACTCAACATGAACTCCCTAACTTCCTCCCACACTTGTTATACCTCTAGCCTTCTCATCTTGGTTGATGGAAACTGCTTGTTCAGAAATGGGAAATCATCCTCCATTCCtagctctctctcacacaccGTATCCAATTTGTTAGGAAACCTTACTGGCACTACCTTCCAAGTATATTCAGAATTTGTCCACTTGTCACCACCAACTTTCCAACCACTCTGATCTGGACCACCTGTAATGTCTTGCCTAAGTTACTCTAATAGCCTTCTAATGGTTCTCGTCTACCCTTGCCAAGCTGCAGTGTTCTCAAAACAGCATAGCagtccttttaaaaatgcaagtcaGAACACATCGCTTCTCTTCTCAGAACTCTTTCACTCTAGTAAAAGACAAAGTTTTTTTTCCAGGCCCTATCTGATGTGGTCTTCCATGATCTCCCTGACTTCTTCTCCTGCAACTGTCTGCTTCAGTCATTTTACCTTAGCCATATTGTATTACCTtagcttttttgtatttttgaatattCCAGGCCattccttttctgtccttttgaCTACAGTGTTCTCCCAAAGCTTGGCTGACTTCTTCATTGTTTTCAAGTCATTGCTCTGTAAAGCATATTTTGATCTTTGATCATCCTATTTAAATACTATGATCTCATTTCCCTTACTCTGTTCgccctgtcttcctcccttcctcccttcctccctcccttccttccttccttccttccttccttccttcctttctggcaCTTGCACCAACCTCTAACGCTCTGGATCAGGGGCTGGCAAGCTATGGTCCATGGGTGAAATCTGGCCGACTCCCAGTTTTTGAAGTGAAGTTATACTGCAATACAGCTATGCTTgttcttttggtattttctttcatatagCGATACCAGACTTACGTAGTTATGGCAGAGACTATGCGGCCTTCatagcctaaaatatttactacttggctctttacagaaaagttggCCAACCCCTCTACTAGCTAACTTACGGTTTTATTGTTTGTGTTCTCCTATAACAATGGCAGCTCCACCAGTGCAGggatctttgttttattcactctTGAATTCCACATGCTTCTAATGGTGTCTTCCAAACAGTtggaactcagtaaatgtttgttgaataagtgaaatgCCCTCCAAAGAGACTAAAGCATGAGATAGTACTTActtcataggattattgtgaggattaaatatgttaataaatgcATTGCTCTTAGAACCCTGCCTGGCATGTAGCAAACTCTCAAATGATGCTAgttattaaaatctattttcacaCTTTATACTAAGTATTGTGTTTGTCCATACACTTGCCAACCTTTTAATATACAACATTTGTAGATCTGAAAATTCAAATATACCTTCTAATTTTAAGTTCTGTATTGGTGATTACAGTGAAATTTGgtatcttttcacatgtttattggtcatttagaTTTCCTGTTTTGTCAGTGGCTAGTTCATGTCTTTACCATTTCCCTTTTGGGTTACTTATACTTTtccttaaaagttttattttatcattatttttttcatgtcttttagaATCCTGGTTTTGACTTCAGTGGAGCAGAAATCTCAGGAAACTACTCTAAAGGTGGACCAGATTTCTCAAATCTTGAGAAATaaccactactttttttttttttttgctgcattCTGTGGATCTCAGCAGATGTTGCCAACTTAATCAAAGGAACAGATTATGTGATGGAAGGAAAATGTGGATACCTGCAGTTAACaaattgcaaaatatatttacCTATGGTTCTAAAAATTGTATTCAAATATGAATTACATAGGAAACATCTTAAATACTGTGGAAGCTATTCTACTAAtagaaagtaacttttttttttggacttgTTTTTTTGCTCAGCATGAAGTTTTATATGCTGCATTTTACTAATTTCATATTTAAcctgtatttttaatatgaaaaacattAGGGTATAGATCATGTGAAATGACCGGGTGCCTTCAGGgacaattaaatttttctttcaataagtGTAATGCAGGAATAATGATCAATAAACTTTTCTAAATAGGAATTGTGGACCCCTTTGTCTAAGTATACCAGTTCATACAAGGAATTATATTactgaaaaaagttttaagaaaggaaaagtccACAAATATATTCTGAGTAATGTAATTTCAAGAGTTAATGAAAATTTCTGAAGTAGCGTATTATTCCTTGGGAGATGACTgtcaagaaatttgaaaaatagttaGAAACCTAACAATAGGAATGGATTAATACAAAACAGAAGCAGTAAAGTGAATGTGGTTATTGGGTGAGTCCTTTGtcagtgacagaaagcaaattaTGGTTAATGTTTATAAGTAAGTGACATAATTTTGCTTTTCAGTGATCCAGACACATAAGTATGGATTGTCTTAAAACtgtgattcattctttttatgtcctttgaaatttaaaaataattctgtctatattttttaaaggttttatttttaagtaagctctatacccagtgtggggcttaaacccacaactccaagatcaagagtctcatgctccatcgactgagccagccacctgcccctaagaaatattttaaacgGTCCCGATGTTTAGAAAAGTTACGTGTAAAGTACGCAAATTGTTTTCTTCCTGATCTGTTTGTAAGTTTATGATATGATGCTGCATCACCTCTGAGTACCTTAGTGTGTATTTCCTTCAAAGAACATGCTCTTACGTCACAACAATACAACCATTAAGATCAGGAAATTAGCACTGATACCTTCTGATCATCTAATCCTCACATCTTCATTGCATTCAAGTTTAACTGATTGTCCCAGTAATGTCCTATATAGCAAAAGGATCCAGTCGGAATCATGCCTTGCCTTTAGATTAGATGTCAAGTGTCTTTGGTCTACTTCAATCTGTACCAAGTCCTCGTTTTTTCTTGACTTTTGCAGCCTTGGCACTTTTGAAGATTACAGGCTAGTTTTGTACAATATCCCTCATTCTAAGTTTTGTCTGATACTTCTtcttgattagattcaggttatgcatctTTGGGAGGAATGTTACAGAAACGATGCCATGTTCTTATTGCATCCTGTCATGAGTTAGTAACTTTAATTTGTCCTTTTTCTGATGGTCTTTACTTTAGATCACTGAATAAGTGGTGTCTGCCAGTCTTATCCACAATAAAGCTATCCTTTTTTGGTTTATAATTTTGTGGGAAAGTAGTTTCAGAGTACTACCTTGTTTTTCATCAAACTTCCAACTTATATCTATATGGACTCATGATTTGCTACTTTGTTCAGTGGGTTAAAATCTATTGTTACCATTACTGTGATGCTCACAGTTTTTCTTGATTTGGCCAGGGGAAGACCATTCTAGGTGACTTCTGTCCTTTTGACATGTCCCATCATTATTTGAGTAATTTCTTACTCCCTTCCATGAGATATAACAGACTTATGGTTTCCCTGCCCTAGCTcaagaaaaagtcattttttttttaacgtgccctgttttttttaaatggaggatggtatttagaagccaagattTGTGTGCTAGTGAGCAACTGctgttggtgtgtgtgtatgttgcttatatatatctgtatttatttctatatgtatattgAAAACCAGGAGTTCACACTTACGGTTTCATTTCTGATCCCATGgggttcatttttcctttctcccttcctataAAACAGTAACGGTGAGAAGCCTGATTCCTATATTCTTAATGTATTTGGTTCCCTATACTAGGTCATCTTCTCATCTTCTCATGAATTCTTTCTTTACTCTGCTCAGGCTCCCGACACCCTGCTCCAAGCAAGGATATCCTCACCTGCTTGCACCCGAACACCCTATGATGGGCCATTGCAACCCAGCCATACCCTTTGTCAAAATGTCTACCTTGTTCACTTTACCCAGTTACTTTAGGAATTAATTGTTGGGGAAGAGGCTTTTTTCTTCTAATTGGCTTCTCTTCttgacatttagaaaaaaaaaatactttgaataaaCAGTAAATTTAACTCTCCTGTTcatagttttataaatttttaaaaaaatatttatgtattttgagcaTGAgcgagaaccagcaggggaggggcagagagggagacagaagcctgAGCAGGTCCatactgttagcgcagagcccaatacagggttcgaatttacaaactgtgagatgatgacctgtgctgaaatcaagagttagatgcttaactgactgagtgagccaggtgcccccatagttttgtgaatttttaacaTATTGATTCTGTTCATAAGTTTTGTGAATTTTGACATGTAGAGGTATGTGTAAGCACCTCATAAATTAGGAGATTGAACTCtatgccccacgttgggctcaaactcatgacgcTGAGATCAAGTAGAcccatgctttactgactgagccagacgtGCACCCCAAGAGGTTAGTTTAATCAGCACAAAAACAATGCTCTTCTTTGTAGTCATATCCCACTCCTAGCctcagaccctggcaaccactgattaaGACTGTctctagttttgtcttttcaagaatgttacagcaatggaatcatacataatactaaaaaaaaaccacccagctatattgaaaaataatccaCATAGTATACATTTCACCCATTAAAAGTATGTAATTCAATGGTCTTTAGTCATCTATTCAGCCATTACTATagtcagttttcattttcatcacctcaaaactCATTCCTTTTCGCTATCAACTCTCTCCCTTGACGGAACCCCCAGCCAAGCAACCACTGAATAATCTGCTTTCTATctcataaatttctcttttttggacatttcatatacatggaatcataatatgtggtcttttgttactggcttctttcacttgacaTAATGTTTTAGTTGTTTATCCGTGTTCTAGTACGTCAGTATTTCAAtctttctttatggctgaataatatatattattcagcTGAATAATCCGTTGTATAACTGCCAcacatttatccatttgtcagttgatggacatttgggaggTTTTTACCTTTAGGCTATTATTAGTAATAATAGCCAAAACATTCAAGTTCAAGTTTTTATGTGcgtgtatattttcatttcttacctAGAAATTCTATAGAAATTATGTCTGATCATTTGAGGAATTTCtggattgttttccaaagttgctacaccatttacattcctaccaaatatctccacatctttgccaacactttttatacaatttttgttttttattttagtcatcctAGTGGATATGAACTGGTATCACACTGTGGTtttttgtgtttccctaatgactaataatgttgagcatcttttcttgtgcttattggccatttatatatcttccttggagaaatgtttattcagatcctttgcccatttttaattggattatcttaagagttctttatatattctgtatgcAGTCTCTTatattatttgtatgtattttgttctattgtgtagttttttcactttcttgatggtgtcttttaaagtgtgaatgtttttaattttgatgtattcTAATTCATCATGCTTTTGGCATCGTGTCTAATAACTCCTTGTGCACTCCTAGGTTATGAAGattcttttccagtgttttcttctaaaagttttattgtatgtcttacatttagatctgtcacttgttattttttttttttgtataaactGTGAAATCTAGTTcatatttttgcatgtggatgtccagttgtttcaGAATAATATATTGAGAAGGCATTTCATTCttcattaaattgtttttgcacttttgtcaaaaattagttgataTTTATATGGGTCTGTTTTTGGTCTTCCTATTGTATTCTATTGATCTTTGTCTGTCCCTTCACAAATACCGCACTACCTTAATAATTGTAATTTTGTGATAAGTCTTAAAATTGGGTAGAAGATTCCTTAaatttaatccttttttaaaattgttttggctgttttaacttcctttgcctttctgtatAAAGTTTAGAATCAGCTAGTCTATATCTACAAAAAAGTCCTGCTAGGGTTTTCATTGGAACAGCATAAGTCTTCAATCCATGAATGTGGGACATCTGTCCATTTAGGATCTCTTTGATTTCAATCATGAGCATTTTGTGATTTTCAGCTTGTAAAGCATTtatatcttttgttagatttattcctaaatgtTCATTTTGTGGAGCTGTtgtaaatgatacattttttgaaatttcagtttCCAATTGCACATAAgtagtgtatagaaatgttgattttgtttgttgACCTTgcatcctgtgaccttgctaacCTTGCTAAACTTATTTCTAGGGGTTTTTTGTTATGAATTCCTGGGATTTTCTTCATAAACCAAACAGGAGGTTTTATTCAATCAGTACTACTTCATAAGTCTATTTGTTCTTGCCCTATTGCACTTGCTATAAGAATAGAAGTGGTGGAAGTGGCCATCCCTGTCCTGTTTGGTTTtcaaattttgatttaattttcaaattttgaaccTGCTTGTATTTTCCCACATCCCAAACTTGGTCATGGTATGTTACTGCAGTTTATGTATCTGGATtgtttgttgaagatttttgtgtctgttcATCTGGGATACTGGTCAGtagttttggtttttgtattatctttatcTTGGTTTGCTaccagggtaatgctagccttataaaatgagttgggaagttaTTCTTATACTTCCTAGAAGAGATTTGTAGAATTTGTTTTGCcttctttcagtgttttatgGGATTTTCCAGTAAGATTTTAAACAacaaattcagttttgttttttttttttaattgttctagGTAATCTttgcacccagcatggggctcaaactcatgaccccaaccaagatcaagagtcacatgctctaccaactgagccagccaggcacttgaattcattttttgtttttaattttttttaatgttcatttatttttgagagagagagagggagaaagagagagagcacgagtggggagggagcgagagggagacaaaatccaaagcaggctccaggctctctgagctgtctgcacagagccggatgcagggctcaaactcaaaactatgagatcatgacctgagccaaagtcagacacttaaccaactgagccacccaagtttgaattcagtttttaaaaacagcttacTCAGGTTATCTAGTTTTAGTTTACATTATTTTAGTTTAGAtctggtagtttgtgtctttcaaagaactgATTCATATAACTCGATGTGCATAGTTGTTTGTGTTAGGTCCTGAGTGTCCTTTTAACATAGTGGTACCTCTTTCAGGCCTGAGATTGgtcatttatgtcttttttgttaGTCTTGCTAGAGACTCGtcaattttattgctttattcaaagaacttgtttttggttttgttgatattccttattgttttcaatttcattgattttttttttttagcccctcctttttttatgACCATTTTCcatctgcttgctttgggtttattctgctctttttctagtttctttctgTGGAAGGTTattgagaccttttttttttttcttaataaaagtaatttgaaTGCGAATTACTCTAAGCACTAGTATAGCtacatttcatacattttgatattttcattgggttcaaaatattttactccCTTTAGACTTCCCCTTAGAGCCATGAATTATTGAGAAGTCTGTTGGTTTCCAGGTGTTCGTAGATTTTCCTGTTACTGTTATTAATTCCTAGTTTATGATCAGAGAACACAGTCtgtaattttagttattttaaacttcttaagggttgttttgtgacccaggatATGGTTTgttttggtgaatgttccatgtctATTTGAAAACAATACTTAATCTGCTATTATAGGATAAAGTTTTTTATGTCAGGGATTCAGTTAGTTGTTGGTATTACTCAgtttttgtatattcttgctGATTTCCTAGTAGTTCTATAGATTACTGGTAAGTGTTTAAGTCTCCAGATATAGTTGAAGCtttgtccatttctcttttcAATGCTGTTTTGGCTTCTTGTATTTTAAGTTCTAATGTCAGGTGCACACAAAgattttattcctgattttaattGCTCCAAAATCTATTTTGTCAAATTGATACAAAAAATTGGCatatctgtttttattcattcattcattcattcattcattctttattttacggattctctacccccagtgtgggactgagactcatgaccccaagatcaagagttgcatgctgtactgagtGAGCCAGATGCCCTCCTCCCCGCCCTAAATTGACATCTGTAAATCAAGCTTATTTGGCTTATGTTTACTCATTTTGGTTTATGAAAATTACAGGTTTTAAACTTAGTAAGCCATAACACAtcttataaaaatcatttcattagtaaaaataggaaaagcaaaTTCCATAGTATTATTTTCTGATCATGATGGTGGCACTGAAGTTCATGTGGCCAGAAAATAGTTTCAGTTGTAAAGTACACAATTTCATAAGTCCATGTAATTGTCTATTTTGGGAGGTAATgtgcagtggttaagagcacggCCTTTGCCTGGATTTAAATCCTCATTCCCAAATATCAgatatgtgaccttgggctaatTGCTCACCTTTTGTGTGGCTCCAGTTCATTTGTAAATTGGGATACTCTCATTTAATTTGGAGGAATTGAGATGATTCATATGAAACATGACAGTAGTACCTGACAGTAGAAAACTATCATTGCTAATCACAAATGTTAGATCTAGCaatgtctgtttttatatttttaagtaagtactgtgcccaacatggggtttgaacttaagacccagagatcaagagtcacatgctctacagacagAGCCAGCTAGGCCCCccagaaatgtgtttttagaTAGTATGTTACATAATTTGAAATACATAAGGTTCAGGTGCCCTTTTGAAAACTAACACTGAAAAGAGGGGTTATTAAGTATGTCTAAGCTAAGTGCAAAAGGAACTTTCCTTTATAACAGTTTTTGTATCAGTAACTCCTTGCAATGTTCACATTGTCTTCTTAATTAACCTAATTGCTTCAAAATCCTGTTGTTTCAGTTCAAATTACCAATTGATCTAAGCAGGCTAACACAGCACCTGGTTGTTAATCTGTCATTACCAAGCAAATTGCTGGAATGCCCTTTAAAGTAAGACAGTTTGTACAGAACTTCAAGTGGGCTGAATATAAGGGTGAATTTGTACTGAGGGTATCCACAGTAGTCCTGAATCTACATGAGAGAAGTAACCAATGTTGCATAAACACCACATGtttaatgcatattaaaacatatttgtcCTAATCTTGTGTCTTCTAAAAAGCCATTAGCAAGTAAAGCAACAATTAGGTTAAAGCCATACTATTAATTGAGATTTTGTTCCTGCTACTGTGCATCTTACTTTCCtgctaaatttaaatttactgaGTGGAGATAGCTTTTTATTGTGGTTCTGGCATCACATTGCCAAAATAGTTAAACcagaagagaaacaaacacaaactaCCCAGCAAAGGAATGCATGTCAGTAACTTTATTGAAAGATAAATCCCTTAGTACCAAAACATAATGGTAGTTGGTTAGGCTGCCTTTGCCAACTCAGAATTAATCACTGATGAGGTCAGATTATTGAAATGATGAGCCttttgggaaaactgaggttATCCACAAAACACAGTTTACAAAACTATAAGATATATTATGgttctttggtttattttccaGGCACATTTACCCATAACATGTCAAATTTGGGTAGAGCCATTCTGGATGGACTCAGGCTACTACTCACTGCACTGCGTAACTGTTTACAACACTTTTAATGCCATAGATCTCCTTATAGACTTAATAGAAAATCCTGAATACTACCTTAGCAACTTCATAATTATGAAGACATCTCTTACCTTTTTAATGACTTCCTTTAGGCACAAGAGGGACAATTAGTGAAAgtatattctcttccttttaaaattctaaatcagcagttctttttttaaatgtttatttttgagagagagtgcgagcattggaggggcagagagagagggggacagaggacccaaagcaggctctgcactgacagcagagggcacaatgcagggctcatgaactgtgagatcatgacctaagccaaagttggatgcttaaccgaatgagccaacCAGTACCCCCTGGAATAGCAGTTGTTATAAAAACAGCCCTTAGTAGAAGCTTACGGAGTGTTAAATCAAGTTTTTGGAGtgaagttgatttattttgaattacaCAATTAAACCAGTTTTTCTTGATGGGATTAGACGGAGGCAGTAGATATTGTG from Panthera uncia isolate 11264 chromosome A1 unlocalized genomic scaffold, Puncia_PCG_1.0 HiC_scaffold_17, whole genome shotgun sequence carries:
- the NUDCD2 gene encoding nudC domain-containing protein 2 codes for the protein MSAPFEERSGVVPCGTPWGQWYQTLEEVFIEVQVPPGTRAQDIQCGLQSRHVALAVGGREILKGKLFDSTIADEGTWTLEDRKMVRIVLTKTKRDAANCWTSLLESEYAADPWVQDQMQRKLTLERFQKENPGFDFSGAEISGNYSKGGPDFSNLEK